Part of the Lampris incognitus isolate fLamInc1 chromosome 1, fLamInc1.hap2, whole genome shotgun sequence genome is shown below.
actcatatccagtgctaggatccatgtggagcgctccattcagaggttgaaattgttcaacattttggacaatatcccatatcagttcactaaaaacataaacaaaatactgaaagtgtgcgtgtgtcttaccaacctacaaacaccaattcttcgggaaatagcatgaaatgacttgaataaatgtaagcagaatcagattcatgtatttatacttttaataaagtaatactgaattaagaacactgcttgatttttttaatcaaaatacatttgtaacaaaatgcatagtgcaaaaactaatgtcactgtaaaaagtataaagtgcaaaacatcaacattggtaacaaaatgcatagtgcaaaaactactgtcaacgtaaaatgtataaagtgcaaaacatcaacattggtaacaaaatgcatagtgcaaaaactactgtcatgGTAAAGAAGAGGATCcccatatgatgaatacaacatttaaatatgcaaatttgcatatttaaatgataatgatgtaccgtgtgtaaccaggttaaaattaatgtttttattttattttgtttgagtatgaaatatcaccaaatcctgtctgtgtgctgttatttgtgtttactacattttattttatgtcattatttacttttatgcgttttacaacgaccgtcatctacgtgtactgtcgctttaagagagaggtcttatgggtacacggaagacggaacgcgggagaggccatttttgttttgtgggaggagtctcaagcagcaatcgagccgagccacacgtgtttcttaccgtgggacagttttgctggttgaggagaacgtaaccttgagtatccctgtaagaagatactgcaagctgtgggataaaatacttgtttatccttttttacatcggagtcccgtggacggtttctacttctaacgcacacgagtggagtccgggcagtggttgaacttcgacccccacgtccgtaagaaacaccgctcccgctggaggactggacggttgtcgaagggtgtgaaaccaaaataaatggcaaggtgggccaaatagagtcctgtgtgtccccgctccttccttgatcatgatgatgatgatgatgatgagagactgagggccccccacaacacctggggccccacacaactagaacacaacgcagagctactgatgagagtgacgggcatgcagcaggctgaccagcataggactgcccccgttacacgtgcatgttcacatcatgtatactttacattacttaaccacttatccaacccatatgtttggacagagtccttcagggctctaactaagtgtcttgtgttttatgttattatgttatgctctcctcgaaccatcatcttaacgtggtggagaggtttgagtgaccccatgaatcccgagagctatgttgtctgtagccttgccctactgtagggtcacacatggcaaactggtctaggagggaacagactaagaatggttcaagagctgtgaggagttgtgccccacagtccttaaatacgcacaaaggtttaaatttgattaattaaatttaattaaaacccttggcaaactcgtctgaggatgactaaatgaatgctggggttcatgtggttaagaccattcttctaatattacatgtttccaaacattttggacaaaatagaacattttacatcaaggtgcccagagatttcctggtgcccagctgacctgtatccaacgtggcctataacgttaataagaaacagatcgtagcacacatggtagccctaaaatggctgtgatcttacatgtaagtctatatttcattaattcctaatatgtattttaaattcattaaacctttacagcgttacagtatgtacgatccAGTACACAGTATgtagccattctggagctagacacatgaaaagctagccttggatccaagaacgtcagagttattttaacaagtcaaacgtcggaaaacaattatctaccgacaaaataaagcactggcagtctttatccaaggcttatgaatcgccagtaaatgtgggatataacatcagaagccagaatacccaacattaccaagctaacgctagctaaccctgttagctcactcacctcaacctgataaactttctgtttcatggaagcctgtaccttgccttttataatgccccctgaaacatttacgttcacaactctatctgaattgaaagcattgagaccctttttcaccctgagaggttcgtctttaaaaaaagacgttaatgtaaatatatttacgggttcagacatattgttttgagtggaaaataatgcagtgagattccccaagaaaccggaagtataactccgcccacacgtgacgtcgcgtcgtgcgtcgtgacgtcgtgcttaagagccgaatgAACTAACTAAACTGCATGTAAACGTTATTGACTAggcataagtacctcatacaaccccacttAAAAAAAACTGAACTATCCCTTTAATAGGAATATGATGTTGACTGTAGTATATAAATACCTCCCACTGTTTTTAATAGGCATGTTCATATCTTCAGGTGTCTGTGAGCAAGAATTGCGCATTATGAAATCTAAAAGAAAAAATGTGATgcgtgtagaaaaccttttatcTATCACTGTAAATATTTCAAATTCAGTGTGTTTAATGAACACGACATTGCTTTACATACTGATGAAAACATTTTGTTCACAGAGGAGACATCCATCGAAGCTGAAGGCCTTCAGTGACTTTGTGGCAACACGGAAGCGAACCCCAGAACCACCAGAAAccccaagcaagcaagcaaaaataAGTGATGTGATGGCAGTGGGTGCAAACAGACGTGTGCCACAGGCAAAGGTTGACAAGCTCATGATTAACTTCATTTGTGAGGGTCTTCGTCCATTTTCTGTGGTTGAACAATCTGCTTTTAAAGAACTTTTATTGACACTGAATCCCCAATGCAGGGTCATTTCCAGACCCACTCTCTGGACCAGAATAGAGGGAGCTGCCAATCAGATGAAGAAGACTTTGATGTCGCACCTCAGTAAAGTCAGCTATGTTGCCACCACCACAGATTGTTGGACAGCACACCAGGAAAGTTACATAGGGGGTCACAACTCATTGGATAGACGAGGAAACCTTGGAGAGGAGATCCGCTGCACTTGCTTGCCAGAGGTTGAAAGGGTCCCaccccacacctttgatgtcctagCAGGTGCCCTTGATGACATTCACTGTCAATACAGAATAAGGGGGAAAGTGGTAAGAACCACAACAGACAGTGGCTCAAACTTTATTAAAGCATTTAGTGTGTTTGGTGAGCAAAGCCAGTCTGAGGAAACAGAGTCAGAGTCAGACTCTTCAGAAGAGCCCAAAGccgactacctggacacattcagcatcctggagcaagataatgttCTTGAGTACCAGCTTCCtccacaccaaaggtgtgcatacCACCTGTTAAACAACAGATGCTGCCATGACATAAGAAAAGAATGACACATACAAACGGCTATCATGTGCAGCCTTTGGGAATTGCCAAGCAATGTGGAACAAGTCAGGTCggtcatacatggcagcagaaatTGTGGAAGATAAATGCAAGCTCCAGCTCATCCGGCCCAATCAATCTCGGTGGAACTCGACATACATGGCTGTAGAGAGAATCgtacggatcatacaagagaagggggaggatgcTATCAGGAATGTCTGTGAAGAATTCGAAGTGAAAATGTGAGTTTTAATTCACATTTCTAAAGTATGAAATGTTAATGACACAAATGATAAACAGTGGCCAAAGCTACCTTGCATATTTCTTTGTTTTCCATACTTATATGAAATTGTCAAAACACATTTCCATACTTGGCTACACATCCCACACCTATTCCTGCAGGACATTTGCTAAAAGTTGTGTACATTTGATTTATGTTATACAGGTTGAATCCAGctgaaattgctttcctgactgagtACTACACTGTGAAGAAGCCTGTGGTGAAGGCTTTAAACATTCTTCAGtctgagaccaacacacacttgggGTGACTTCTGCCAGTGATCtttcagctacaagcaaaactcagcaGGCAGGAGACATCCTCCAAGATGTCTGCCACTCATCAGaaccattcaggatggtgtccaaaagtgCTTTGGTGGGATGATGGaagacccagaactgattgctgCAGCAATCCTTCTACcaaagttcaagaccacctggctCACCGTAACCAGTCACGGCCatagcgtccacggggtaaggcattcattaggccacccttacccgagagaTAGTggatgtagatcggtgtagtgttcggggactcgtcgttctccagcgacccctctggcccatccaggcgcctgcagccaagcaaccgaaagtattctccctacatctccttcgcggcctgaaggtaatgcaatccaatGTCCAAATAGCGAGAgctgccgacacgagtttgaaggaagctgatgTTACGACTATTTCctccctgtggaaacgtgagccaggggcgttattcaacaagagttccaggcatatgccattgggttaatcgggtgggataaggggaaaaactagaaataaatttaaaaagaaaaaaaaagaccacctGGACTGAGAGGGCTGATATAGAAGCAGATATGATTTCATTATTTAATATCATACCTAATCAGTTGTTAATTAATAATCCCAGTTTTGTCCACCTTGTTTCTACTCGACACAATGTCGTAAGTGCAATGATATGAGTCTTTCAACACAATATATAGTTATTGTAATTTCTGCATTGTGATGCACTCTTGTCGCCAGATTAATCAAAGCTTAATTGTCAGAAATATTCAATAagcattgttgtttgtttgtcacCCAACAGGTCTGGTCTATGtgagacaacaccttgaccagatggcagaggctGGGGTGGAGCAAGTCGGGCAACATtcatcagatgaagatgatttcttctcctcaatgaagtccagaaggtcacaAGGTACAGGGGAGCTGGATGGGTACCTAGCCTGTGTCTCAAACAATATGGATCTGCTGATCTCATTTCCGCATATCAAAAAACTTTCTCtcaaactcaacactggcctgcctgcctcaGCCGCCTGTGAGCGCCGCTTCAGCTGTGTTGGGCtgctgttcactgcaaagcgagcaaggatgaccTCTATTAACTTCCAACTGCTGTTCAAACTTAACAGGAAGTTCAGAGAGTAATGCTTTAAAGATGGACACATAAATAAAGGAACTGTCATTTAGACAGTGGGGCAGGGCAatttttaaaaagtttttttaTAGCAGCTGCAATGCAGCTCATTTGACATGTTTGGCGTTTATTTGACATGTTTTGTTATTTGACAGCAAGAGCACTGTTTGATATCAAAGAATGGCACAGTTTTGTCTTATAACATCTTGAATGTCCCTGATACTTAGATTTTGGTGGTCTTTGGGTCATTTAGGGAAAGTCACAACACTTGCGACCTTGACCCGTTTTGATTTATAGATTTGCAGTATGACTGTTGTCGGTGTTTGTTGGTGAAGAAAAGAAGGATGGTCTACAGAATCCACAATTTATGCCACCTTCAATGGTTGTATTGTTTGAAAATATTTTACGGGATGTTCTGAACTAAAAGGACACATTATACCTTCCTAAGGGTTTTAAATGTCGTGTGTTgatgttttattttgttattgcacCTTAATTTATACAGATTTTCCTTTAATTAAAAACTAGTTTGAGATTTATATCCCCTTGTCCTTTTTGCACTACACAGGAGAGACCCCCCCTCCCATTGTTAaaaaaagtaactaagtaacctACTTTAAGTAAATTTTAAACAAGCTACTTTACTTGAGTAAAATTTTAGACTGGTAATTTTACTTGTACTTAAGTAGAATTTCATCAAAGTAatagtacttttacttgagtggaATATTTTAGTACTCTTTCCACCTCGCCTCAcggcaataaggtcctgggtttgaaccccagggttgtccaaccttgagggtcatcccaggtcatcctctgtatggagtttgcatgttctccccgtgtctgtgtgggtttcctctgggtgctccggtttcctcccacagtccaaagacatgtaggtcaggtgaatcggccttactaaattgtccctaggtaaaataaaataaaagaccaGAGGCTAAATAAAAAGACAACCCTTTATTTGGTGAACCTGCCGAGTGTAACTTCCTCTTTACTTAACATTTTTGGAACACATGTATGGtatagggtggcgcagtggttagcgcggtcacctcacagcaagaaggtccgttGTTTGAGCcctgcggtagtccaaccttagtgggtcatcccgggtcatcctctgtgtggagtttgcatgttctccccgtgtctgtgtgggtttcctctgggtgctccggtttcctgccacagtccaaagacatgcaagtcaggtgaattgaccgtactaaattgtccctagggagtgaatgtgtgtgtgtgtgtgtgtgtgtgtgtgtgtgtgtgtgtgtgtgtgtgtgtgtgtgtgtgtgtgtgtgtgtgggccctgtgatggtgtggcggcctgtccagggtgtctccccgcctgctgcccaatgactgctggaataagctccagcatccctgagagcaggataagcggttaagataatggatggatgggtggatgtatggtacaaaccccaattccaatgaagttgggacgttgtgtaaaacgtgaatacaatgatttgcaagtctttttcgacctatattcaattgagtacactacaaagacaagatatttaatgttcaaactgataaactttattgtttttgcaaatattcactcattttgaatttgatgcctgcaacacgttccaaagaagctgggacaggggcaacaaaagactgggaaagttgaggaatgctcaaaaaacacctgtttggaacattccacaggtgaacaggttaattggaaaaaggtgtgtcatgattgggtataaaaggagcatcctcgaaaggctcagtcgttcacaagcaaggatggggcgaggttcaccactgtgtgagcaaatagtccaacagtttaagaacaacgtttctcaacgtacaattgcaaggaatttagggatttcatcatctatagTCCATAATATCCTcagaagattcagagaatccggagaaatctctgcacgtaagcgtcaaggccgaaaaccaacactgaatgcctgtgaccttcgatccctcaggcggcactgcattaaaaaccgacatcattctgtaaaggatattaccacgtgggctcaggaacacttcggaaaaccattgtcagttaacacagatcgtcgctacatctacaagtgcaattaaaactaccatgcaaagcgaaagccatataacaacacccagaaacgccgccggcttctctgggcccgagctcatctgagatggattgacgcaaagtggaaaaatgtgctgtggtctgacgagtccacatttcaaattgtttttggaaatcatggacgtcgtgtcctccgggctaaagaggaaaaggaccatccagattgttatcagcgcaaagttcagaagccagcatctgtgatggtatggggatgtgttagtgcccatggcatcatgggtgacttgcacatctgtgaaggcaccattaatgctgaaaggtacagacaggttttggagcaacatatgctgccatccaagtgatgtctttttcagggacgctcctgcttatttcagcaagacaatgccaagccacattctgcacgtgttagaacagcgtggcttcgtagtaaaaaagtgcgggtactagactggcctgcctgcagtccagacctgtctcccaatgaaaatgtgtggcgcattatgaagcgcaaaatacgacaacggagaccccggactgttgagcaactgaagtcgtacatcaagcaagaatgggaaagaattccacctacaaagcttcaacaattagtgtcctcagttcccaaacgcttattgagtgttgttaaaaggaaaggtgatgtaacacagtggtaaacatgcccctgtcccagcttttttggaacatgttgtaggcatcaaattcaaaatgagtgaatatttgcaaaaaaaaaacaatgaagtttatcagtttgaacattaaatatcttgtctttctagtgtattcaattgaatataggtcgaaaaggatttgcaagtcactgtattctgtttttatttacgttttacacaacgtcccaacttaattggaattggggtttgtataaatATACAGCAGGAACAATATTAAAATGTAAACGCAATACTCAATTTCCAATTCTCATGTGCAGTTGTAACACACTGGAAAAAGAAATGCAAGTAGGATTTATTCTGTATTTCCAAATTCTTAACTTCTTTCATTTGTAACAACATTCAAATGGCTATTAAGATACTAAAATTGAAAATCAAAGCTCTTATTTACATTTGAATTCCCAAGTTCTCATGCAGTTTCTGCAACAATGTCCAAATGCATTGGCAACCGACTTACCCTGTTTCACAGGATAGGCATGACACGGCCGCCGCAGAGCCGCTACCCCATGAGATAGGTAAGGTCTGTTGCATGAGCACTGCAACAGCTTTTCTAAGATGCAGAGCAAAAGTTTTTAACTTCTTCATCCATGTCTACTTCTGCTTCTTCTGTAGCCTGAATGACCGACTGGTGGTGTATTGCACTACCCAAATGGCGTGCATCCATCCCCATCCCCTCCAGAATGACTGACAGGTCGGTTGGCCAGGTTGATGTGATACCGTTTGCCAAAACATTTGGATGTTATCACAAAAAACTGACTAATAACTTGGAAATTCAGATGCGTAGAAGTGCCTCAGATTTCTATTTTCACATTCAGATGGGCATTTGATTATTGTTAAATGGGACGCAAGGCGAGTTACTTGAAGATTAAATGGCAAGCTGCTTATGCGTTTCAATTTTTAAATTGTTACAGAAAGGACAGAAATTAACATTTGAATATTGTTATGCACAAACTAAGGGAAGTCTTTGAAAATACTGTGTAAATCGGTGTAAATCTGATCTTTCCAATGTTTTACAAAATGTGCAAAAGTAGCATTCGAAAATTAAAACTGAAGTTAATGTAATGCATTTACATTTGAATATTGTTCCACAGTATGCTTACAAGATTTAGAAATGAAATGCAACTGCAGAATTGAATTTTTACTTGGCTTTCGTTTCATATACGTATGCTTCCATACCATTGCGGTATCAGATGACTAAATCAAATcagattttgtttgtatagcactttccatgcaaacaaatgtaacacaaagtgcttcagacaataaaaatcaataaaatctccccccctcacaaaaaaataaaagtacaggcaaactTTGTAACAGTACATACATTTTTAAAACTGTCTACTTTTACGACACTTTCACTTGGAAGTGAAAGTGCTGATTTTGTTCTTCAAAAGAAACCACACTTCCCTGCAAAGAAAGAAAAGTGAAGACGGTGCCCTATTTCTAACGCCTATTAAGTGCAACAAAAAGTTAGAAGCTGCAGCAGAGTACCACAATGTTAACCTCTTATTTCACAAAGCCTTAAGCCATGGGTGTGCTGAGGAACAAATAGGTCACCCGGGGCAATTTATTCAGGACGCTTGGAGAGAGGCATTGAGAGGAAATGCAAATTTAGACCGTCATAAAGCCGAACCAAAACTTTTGGGGCAAGTCTGCATCCTGGTTTAATTCTGTTAACTTGCTCTGAACATCTCCTTCGCCATGCAGCTGCGTGGAGCCTTGATTCTTCTGGTCATAACGATTTCAACAGGTAAACGTTTTGATTATGTGTTAAAGTTGAAACTAAGATGCAGATGAATGGTGTACAACAAGTTGGATAAGCTGAACCATTTAGCCATTAGCCTTGTTGATCTATGTAACTCTTGTCTCTACGTAGTTGGTGGCCTGCGATGCTATACATGTACAGTAACAGAGGCCCGCTCCTGCACTGACACCAAATCGTGTGCCGTGATTTTCGACCGCTGTTTCTCCCACAGAATTGATGGTGAGTGCAACAGTGAGGAGTGACTGATGTGTAGAACAAGGGGTTCAGTGTctaaagttgtttttgtttttttttccaatgaaaccaagcagcagttaGCCTTACTTTAGGAATAAAATAAGGTTGTTGACACATTTCAAAGCTTGAAATATCCCATCATTTGACGGCATAATTACAAGTTTTAGTATACTATATACTGTATTCAGCCACAGTAGGTCAAAGGCTGGCTTGCATGAGATATCCTGTACCCAGAATAAAAGTCCACtttttggggaaaaaagaaaCCCCTTCTAGTAGGTTGAATCAAACGTCCACATTGTTTCAGTAGGTCTAAAGTATGTTTTGGGTTTCCTATACATTGTTTTCTCCTCAGTGATTTGTCATTATCCTTGTCTGGCAGGTTATGGCGTGGTTACTAAGGGCTGTCAAAGCCAACTACTGTGTGGCGGTGCCATGGCCTGCTGTGAGGGAGACCTGTGTAACAAGGCGCAGAATACCGGTCCCAgtgtcctgctgctgctgctgctgctgctgtcctcaGCCATGGTAACCTCCCTGTGAAACGCCTCTTCGGCCTTCACGTCCTGGGGACAGCCTTCGGCGTTTTGTTCGCTCCgttctgcatgcttttcttcccaCATTTGTCTGTTTTCTGAGTAAAGGTGTTCCgtcttcaaatccccgtgttacccccggcttggtcgggcgtccctgcagacacaattggccgtgtctgcgggtgggaagccggatgtgggtatgtgtcctggtcgctgcactagcgtctcctctggtcggtcggggcgcctgttcgggggggaagggcaactggggggggggggggatagcgtgatcctcccacgtgctacgtccccctggtgaaactcctcaccgtcaggtgaaaagaagcggctggcgactccacgtatatcggaggaggcgtgtggtagtctgcagcccacccggatcggcagagggggtggagcagcggctggggcaattggccgggtacaaatggggagaaaaacggagggggggggtcagtctTTAAAACCTGCAATTGAAAGCGCGTTCACAGGTGTCGTAGGCTTACGCATTT
Proteins encoded:
- the LOC130115018 gene encoding CD59 glycoprotein-like, whose protein sequence is MQLRGALILLVITISTVGGLRCYTCTVTEARSCTDTKSCAVIFDRCFSHRIDGYGVVTKGCQSQLLCGGAMACCEGDLCNKAQNTGPSVLLLLLLLLSSAMVTSL